A stretch of Synechococcus sp. MIT S9220 DNA encodes these proteins:
- a CDS encoding AAA family ATPase produces the protein MKQDLFSHHGEAARQRQAPLADRLRPRNLDEFVGQAAILAEGRLLRRAISADRVGNLILHGPPGVGKTTLARIIANHTRAHFSSLNAVLAGVKDLRSEVTYASQRLERHGLRTILFIDEVHRFNSAQQDALLPWVENGTLTLIGATTENPFFEVNKALVSRSRLFRLQSLGPDDLSRLLMTALHDKERGYGDRHVEISAEASAHLVNVAGGDARSLLNALELAVESTPENQDGVIAIDLGIAEESIQQRAVLYDKQGDAHFDTISAFIKSLRGSDADAALFWLARMIEAGENPRFIFRRMLISAGEDVGLADPQAVVVVEACAAAFERIGLPEGLYPLAQAALYLACTEKSNSTSGMFEALRQVREAQRQEVPAHLRDANRDGDAFGDGKGYRYPHAFREHWVAQQYLPSALQGEAFWSPSRQGWEGQRRERMLERRAAQLAASAEAVDEHPLLVSSGPEQPQLERWLQRQLSVDGERQQELRQKLWSDLSWQRTDRVLILGGRSLLWSLDPLGAVAEGGLTILCASSTEQRRLGAQLQLLDPLNHPAMLADASDLERLSPDHQFEVVGGRLNQEDLNGPDFETFWARVSSRSTSGAQLRLLLSEPQLGPAGGLLELLISEKKASTSMSSLQTLAALESIWLSQEEQRQRLLSQLERCGWVTNQSSWQESLKLSVEPSLIERWLGEDRPYRKALEKTGEASETELSELRRELLQQRGNYLPQSLRHWRIEGRLA, from the coding sequence CTGAAACAGGATCTGTTCAGCCATCACGGCGAAGCAGCTCGGCAGCGGCAGGCTCCCCTCGCCGATCGCCTGCGGCCGCGCAATCTCGATGAATTCGTGGGTCAAGCAGCAATCCTTGCGGAGGGTCGCCTGCTGCGGCGAGCTATCTCAGCCGATCGTGTCGGCAATCTGATCCTGCATGGCCCGCCGGGAGTCGGAAAGACCACCCTGGCACGAATCATTGCCAACCACACACGAGCCCATTTCAGCTCTCTCAATGCCGTGCTGGCGGGCGTAAAAGACTTGCGCTCCGAAGTGACCTATGCAAGTCAGCGACTTGAACGCCATGGGCTGCGCACCATCCTGTTTATCGATGAGGTGCATCGCTTCAACAGCGCCCAGCAGGATGCATTACTGCCATGGGTGGAGAACGGCACACTCACCCTGATCGGTGCCACGACAGAAAACCCCTTTTTCGAAGTCAACAAGGCACTGGTCAGTCGGTCCAGGTTGTTCCGTCTGCAGAGCTTGGGCCCGGACGACCTCAGTCGTTTGCTGATGACTGCGCTGCATGACAAAGAGCGTGGCTATGGCGACCGTCATGTAGAGATCAGCGCTGAGGCCTCGGCCCATCTCGTCAATGTGGCGGGAGGTGACGCACGCAGCCTGCTCAATGCACTTGAGCTCGCAGTGGAAAGCACCCCTGAAAATCAGGATGGCGTGATCGCCATCGACCTTGGCATTGCTGAGGAATCCATTCAGCAGCGCGCCGTGCTCTACGACAAGCAGGGTGATGCGCACTTCGACACGATCAGCGCATTCATCAAATCCCTGAGGGGCTCGGACGCCGACGCAGCACTGTTCTGGCTGGCACGGATGATTGAAGCCGGTGAAAACCCCCGTTTCATTTTCCGGCGCATGCTGATCTCAGCTGGGGAAGACGTGGGCCTCGCGGACCCCCAGGCCGTGGTGGTGGTCGAAGCCTGCGCCGCGGCCTTTGAGCGCATCGGACTGCCGGAGGGACTGTATCCATTGGCCCAGGCAGCTCTCTACCTGGCATGCACTGAAAAAAGCAACAGCACCAGCGGCATGTTCGAAGCACTACGTCAGGTGCGTGAAGCACAGCGTCAGGAAGTGCCTGCCCATTTGCGCGACGCCAACCGCGATGGCGATGCCTTTGGTGACGGCAAGGGCTATCGCTACCCCCACGCTTTTCGTGAACACTGGGTGGCTCAGCAGTATTTGCCCAGTGCCCTTCAGGGTGAAGCCTTCTGGTCACCGAGTCGCCAGGGCTGGGAAGGACAACGACGCGAACGGATGCTGGAACGGCGCGCTGCTCAGCTCGCAGCCTCAGCTGAGGCTGTCGACGAACACCCTCTGTTGGTGAGCAGCGGACCGGAGCAACCACAGCTGGAGCGGTGGCTGCAACGTCAACTGTCCGTGGATGGCGAACGACAGCAGGAGCTGCGGCAGAAACTTTGGTCCGATCTCAGCTGGCAACGCACGGATCGCGTATTGATCCTTGGCGGGCGTTCGCTGCTCTGGTCGCTTGATCCCCTCGGAGCCGTGGCCGAAGGAGGACTCACGATTCTCTGTGCATCTTCAACAGAACAGCGACGACTGGGAGCACAGCTGCAGTTGCTTGATCCTCTCAATCATCCGGCCATGCTGGCCGATGCTTCCGACCTGGAACGACTGAGCCCGGACCACCAGTTCGAAGTGGTAGGCGGGCGGCTGAATCAGGAGGATCTCAATGGTCCTGACTTTGAAACGTTCTGGGCCCGGGTGAGCTCCCGCTCGACAAGCGGCGCTCAACTGAGGCTGTTGCTGAGTGAACCCCAACTTGGGCCAGCTGGGGGACTGCTCGAGCTGCTCATCAGTGAAAAGAAAGCGAGCACATCGATGTCATCACTGCAGACCCTGGCTGCTCTGGAATCCATCTGGCTGAGCCAAGAGGAACAGCGTCAGAGGCTACTGAGCCAGCTTGAGCGCTGCGGCTGGGTCACGAACCAGAGCAGCTGGCAAGAATCCCTGAAGCTCTCGGTTGAGCCGAGCCTGATCGAACGATGGCTCGGAGAAGACCGTCCTTACCGAAAGGCTCTTGAAAAAACCGGTGAAGCCAGTGAAACCGAACTATCAGAGCTGCGCCGAGAACTTTTACAGCAACGTGGCAACTATCTCCCCCAGAGTCTTCGTCACTGGCGAATCGAAGGTCGACTGGCCTGA
- a CDS encoding alpha/beta hydrolase, with the protein MFTRFAAGALAAASISTLAVAAEAGTQRPVRWVSGGAVWTTKASSFAKFFNDGEITDRALEAGINNSGWTADEIQEGMTKSYDVDLVGVSRFLYSADGVKFLDDQTRSYFPYWQKKKTAVVALRSAIILDAADGEISSAGIMRQLPVDFRLNDNGVSDGAQNVCKDGLSGDQSTSLLSWYVFLPACVQANQILPAEPVRTAPVRGLW; encoded by the coding sequence GTGTTCACCCGTTTTGCAGCCGGCGCTCTCGCCGCCGCTTCCATTTCCACTCTGGCTGTCGCCGCTGAAGCTGGCACTCAGCGCCCTGTGCGTTGGGTCTCAGGTGGCGCTGTCTGGACCACCAAAGCCTCATCTTTCGCCAAGTTCTTCAACGATGGCGAAATCACTGACCGTGCTCTTGAAGCTGGCATCAACAACTCCGGTTGGACTGCTGATGAAATCCAAGAGGGCATGACCAAGAGCTACGACGTAGATCTGGTTGGTGTTTCTCGCTTCCTGTACTCCGCCGATGGCGTGAAGTTCCTGGACGACCAGACTCGCAGCTACTTCCCCTACTGGCAGAAGAAGAAGACCGCCGTGGTCGCTCTTCGCTCCGCCATCATCCTCGATGCAGCTGATGGAGAAATCTCCTCTGCCGGCATCATGAGGCAGCTGCCCGTTGATTTCCGTCTGAATGACAACGGCGTTTCTGACGGTGCTCAGAACGTTTGTAAGGACGGTCTCAGTGGCGATCAGTCCACATCCCTGCTGTCCTGGTATGTGTTCCTGCCCGCATGCGTGCAGGCCAACCAGATCCTCCCCGCTGAGCCTGTTCGTACCGCTCCTGTTCGCGGCCTCTGGTGA
- a CDS encoding 4'-phosphopantetheinyl transferase superfamily protein, with protein sequence MDNRTVGGSVTALWMQQIGLDAPAGDLVVSSQERACAAGLTASRAQQFLASRGWMRSCLSTLHGVDPLEVPLTAPSGAPPQLPDEWGYVSLSHCADACLLGWSQQPIGVDLERADRKLHAAAALVRRFFTEFEQGELMELEGDQLRQQVLDRWLLKEAAIKWQQGSLAQDLGFWEVGSNLRTAVHQGLNLKVAAQLWSQAEWRLGVVVSEKEFLQDCLLCAA encoded by the coding sequence ATGGATAACCGGACTGTCGGCGGCAGCGTAACTGCGTTGTGGATGCAGCAGATCGGTCTTGATGCTCCGGCTGGCGACCTTGTTGTGAGCAGCCAGGAGCGCGCTTGTGCCGCAGGGCTGACGGCGTCTCGGGCACAGCAGTTCCTAGCCTCACGCGGCTGGATGCGCAGTTGTCTCTCGACCCTGCACGGTGTTGACCCTTTGGAGGTGCCGCTGACCGCACCATCGGGTGCTCCACCTCAGCTTCCGGATGAGTGGGGTTATGTCAGCCTCAGCCACTGTGCTGATGCCTGTCTGCTGGGTTGGTCTCAACAGCCCATTGGAGTTGACCTGGAGCGTGCCGATCGAAAGCTCCATGCGGCGGCGGCCTTAGTGCGCCGTTTTTTCACCGAGTTCGAGCAGGGTGAGTTGATGGAGCTGGAAGGCGACCAGCTGCGACAGCAGGTGTTGGACCGATGGCTGCTGAAGGAGGCTGCGATCAAGTGGCAACAAGGTTCGTTAGCGCAGGATCTTGGCTTTTGGGAGGTGGGCTCCAACCTTCGCACTGCTGTGCATCAAGGTTTGAATCTCAAGGTTGCTGCCCAGTTGTGGTCTCAGGCGGAATGGCGACTTGGGGTTGTCGTGTCCGAGAAGGAATTCCTGCAGGACTGTCTGCTCTGCGCAGCGTGA
- the bcp gene encoding thioredoxin-dependent thiol peroxidase, whose protein sequence is MTLQIGDPAPDFTLPDENGEPLTLSSLKGQRVVIYFYPKDATPGCTKEACNFRDRWSDLKANGIKVLGISKDNAASHTRFIAKQELPFTLLTDEEPCVVASSYESYGLKKFMGREFMGMMRHTFVVDAEGNIELIYRKVKADSMADQVLSDLGLG, encoded by the coding sequence ATGACTCTGCAGATCGGCGATCCCGCCCCTGACTTCACACTTCCAGATGAGAACGGCGAGCCCCTCACGCTTTCATCTCTGAAAGGACAGCGAGTGGTGATCTATTTCTATCCCAAGGATGCGACGCCAGGCTGCACCAAAGAAGCTTGCAACTTCCGCGACCGCTGGAGCGATCTCAAGGCCAATGGCATCAAGGTGCTGGGCATCAGCAAAGACAACGCTGCATCGCACACACGCTTCATTGCCAAGCAAGAACTCCCCTTTACCCTGCTCACCGACGAAGAACCATGCGTAGTGGCCAGCAGCTACGAAAGCTACGGCCTGAAGAAATTCATGGGCCGTGAATTCATGGGAATGATGCGTCACACCTTCGTGGTGGATGCTGAGGGCAATATTGAGTTGATCTACAGAAAGGTCAAAGCCGATTCAATGGCTGATCAAGTGCTGAGCGATCTGGGGCTGGGCTGA
- a CDS encoding type III pantothenate kinase, producing the protein MASEQRCLLIGNSRWHWAEQSRSGVWSYSHSQPQLSLLEGSPPLCSWAAVGPVPAHSVLRPDRRLCLDAIPLRNVPDWLGIDRALAGWGAWTQSAEAGPLMVVDAGTVLSLTRVTADGAFNGGWLAAGLRLQLQAMAAGTQALKDPDDQRQDSCDGLSFPRDSCEAMRRGVIESLVGLILRAQDLDPSPLWLCGGDAPLLVQALQTQGLELNHAPELVMQSLVKLVSPAPDRSALDQPLNRL; encoded by the coding sequence ATGGCCTCTGAGCAGCGCTGTCTGCTGATCGGCAATAGTCGCTGGCACTGGGCCGAGCAATCCAGGAGCGGTGTCTGGAGCTACAGCCATTCCCAGCCGCAACTGTCGCTGTTGGAGGGATCTCCACCACTTTGTTCATGGGCGGCAGTGGGACCTGTACCTGCCCATTCCGTGCTCAGGCCAGACAGGCGTCTCTGCCTGGATGCGATTCCGCTTCGCAATGTGCCTGACTGGCTTGGCATTGACAGGGCGCTGGCGGGATGGGGCGCCTGGACCCAGTCAGCAGAGGCTGGCCCATTGATGGTTGTTGATGCTGGCACCGTGCTCAGCCTCACGCGCGTGACTGCAGACGGTGCCTTCAATGGCGGCTGGCTTGCGGCCGGATTGAGGCTGCAGTTGCAGGCCATGGCAGCAGGCACTCAGGCGCTGAAAGATCCTGACGACCAGAGGCAGGATTCCTGCGATGGCCTGTCGTTCCCCAGGGATTCGTGTGAGGCGATGCGCCGGGGAGTGATCGAAAGTCTTGTTGGTTTGATTCTCCGAGCCCAGGACCTTGATCCTTCTCCGCTTTGGCTCTGCGGCGGTGATGCTCCGCTGCTGGTGCAAGCTCTGCAGACCCAGGGGCTTGAGCTGAATCATGCCCCTGAACTGGTGATGCAGTCGCTGGTGAAGCTGGTCAGCCCAGCCCCAGATCGCTCAGCACTTGATCAGCCATTGAATCGGCTTTGA
- a CDS encoding phosphoadenylyl-sulfate reductase: MSQGTKDMISTAGGVDSGTAAAGLETLRAELEPLEPLQRLQWALNRFGSGFAMTTSFGIQSSVLLHMLSRLSGGETVPVIWVDTGYLPAETYRYASTLCERLGTRLVVAQSSMSPARMEAVHGRLWETGREQDLDLYLRLRKVEPLEEALSGREVSCWASGVRRGQTELRKTMTVLDPIRERLSLRPLLRWTNRDVFYYMQEHDLPQHPLFDQGYSTVGDWHSSAPDGLESEGRGTRFGGQRQECGIHVPGVMGDGI, translated from the coding sequence ATGAGCCAGGGCACCAAAGACATGATCAGCACCGCTGGTGGTGTGGATTCCGGCACGGCGGCTGCCGGTCTCGAAACCCTGCGCGCGGAGCTGGAGCCGCTGGAGCCTCTGCAGCGTCTGCAGTGGGCACTCAATCGATTCGGGTCTGGCTTCGCGATGACCACCAGCTTTGGGATTCAGTCGTCTGTCTTGCTGCACATGCTCAGCCGCCTCTCCGGAGGAGAGACCGTGCCTGTGATCTGGGTGGACACGGGATATCTGCCCGCAGAGACCTATCGCTATGCCAGCACTCTCTGCGAGCGACTGGGCACTCGGCTCGTTGTGGCGCAGTCTTCGATGTCTCCTGCCCGCATGGAAGCAGTCCACGGCAGGCTCTGGGAGACCGGACGAGAGCAGGACCTCGATCTGTATCTGCGTCTCCGCAAAGTGGAGCCGCTGGAGGAAGCACTGAGTGGACGCGAGGTGAGCTGCTGGGCCAGTGGTGTGCGACGCGGCCAGACAGAGCTGCGCAAGACCATGACCGTGCTCGATCCGATTCGTGAGCGTCTGTCTCTACGCCCCTTGTTGCGTTGGACCAATCGGGATGTCTTCTATTACATGCAGGAGCATGACCTGCCTCAGCATCCGCTCTTCGATCAGGGGTATTCCACGGTTGGCGACTGGCATTCCAGTGCTCCAGACGGCCTTGAGTCTGAGGGCCGCGGCACCCGCTTCGGTGGACAGCGTCAGGAGTGCGGAATCCACGTGCCCGGAGTGATGGGCGATGGCATCTGA